The Streptococcus sp. DTU_2020_1001019_1_SI_AUS_MUR_006 sequence TGTCAAACTTCGCAGTCCACTTGCAAATGCTCCAGTTGAAGTTTTGGATAAACCATCTACAATTAAGGTGGGAGATAAGGTGCATGTTTTTGGTTATCCAAAAGGCGAGCTCGATCCGATTTTGAATACCACTGTTGAAGCTATTAACAATCACGGAGAAGGTGTTCGTGGCATTAGCTATCAAGGAAGTGAACCTGGTGCCAGCGGTGGTGGAATTTTCGATGAAAATGGGAAATTGATTGGTATTCATCAAAATGGTGTATCTGGTAAACGTAGTGGAGGTATTCTCTTCTCACCTGCTCAGCTAGAGTGGATTCAAAACTACATCAAGGGTATTGAAACAACGAAACCAGCTGGTCTAGATGCTTTGGATAAGCAAGTAGAAGATAAAGAAGAAAAACCAAAAGAGGATAAACCTAAGGAAGATAAGCCAAAAGAAGAAACACCAGCAGAAAATAAACCTGCTGAAAACAAGCCAGCTGAAAATAAACCAGCTGAGAATAAACCGACTGAATCAAAAGAAGTTACTCCAGAATGGAAAACAGTTGAAAATAAAGACCAACAGGGAACAGTAACAATCCGTGAAGAAAACGGAGTTCGTTACAACCAACTAGCTTCAACTGCTCAAAATGACAATGGTAAGAAACCAGCCTTGTTTGAAAAAGATGGGTTGACAGTCGATGCTAATGGGAATGCCACAGTTGATTTGACCTTTAAAGAAGAATCTGAAACAGGTAAATCTCGCTTTGGTGTCTTTATGAAATTTAAAGATACCGATAATAACGTTTTTGTAGGGTACGACCAAGGTGGATGGTTCTGGGAATACAAGTCAAATGGAAGTGGACTTTGGTACCAAGGTGGACGTGTTGCAGCTCCAGTAAATGGTTCTGTCAACCACTTGACCATCAGCCTTAAATCAGATGGACAGCTCAATGCAACTAACAACGATGTCAAACTTTTTGACACACTTACCTTACCATCAGCAGTTAATGAAAAACTCAAAGATGAGAAGAAAATCGTTCTTAAAGCTGGAACCTATAACAGCAGCGAACGAACCATTGTTAATGTCAAGACTGATGACCAAGAAGGTGTGAAAAACGATCAAGAAGCCGCTGAAAAAGAAAAGGGCGACACAGTAGATGATAGCAATGTCAAGTACGACACTATCGAATCTACAGTATTGAAAGCAGTCATCGACCAAGCCTTCCCACGTATTAAAGAGTACGTCCTCAATGGCAACAAACTTCCAGGTCAAGTGCAACCGATTAATCAAGTTGTGATTAACAAGCACGCTGTGACTCCTGAAGTTACTTATAAGAAGATTAATGCAACGACTGCCGAGTATGAAATGAAACTCCGTGATGAGGAAAACCTCATCAATGCAGATATGACCGTTCGTTTGCAAGTGGTGGACAACCAACTTCACTTTGATGTGACTAAGATTGTCAACCATAACCAAGTTACACCAGGACAAAAGATTGATGACGAACGTAAATTACTTTCTTCAATCAGCTTCCTAGGAAATGCCTTGGTATCTGTTTCAAGCGACCAAGCAGGGGCTAAGTTTGATGGGGCAACCATGTCAAACAATACTCACGTCAGTGGTGATGACCATATCGAAGTAACAAATCCAATGAAAGAATTAGCCAAAGGCTATATGTACGGATTTGTTTCAACAGATAAACTCGCTGCTGGTGTATGGAGTAACTCACAAAATAGCTACGGTGGTGGTTCTTACGACTGGACACGTTTGACAGCTTATAAGAATACGATTGGCAATGCTAACTACGTGGAAATTCATAGCTCTGAATGGCAATGGGAAAAAGCCCACAATGGAGTTGTCTTCCCAGCATACACTCAAGAACTTCCAAGTGCAAAAGTAGTCATCACTGAAGATGCCAATGCTGACCATAAGGTTGACTGGCAAGATGGTGCGATTGCTTACCGTAGTATCATGAACAACCCTCAAGGTTGGGAAAAAGTTAAAGACATTACTGCTTACCGTATCGCTATGAACTTTGGTTCACAAGCGCAAAACCCATTCCTCATGACCTTGGATGGTATCAAGAAGATCAACCTCCATACAGATGGTCTTGGTCAAGGTGTACTGCTTAAGGGATACGGAAGTGAAGGACATGACTCTGGACACTTGAACTATGCGGACATCGGTAAACGTATCGGTGGTGTTGAAGACTTTAAGACTCTTATTGAGAAAGCTAAGAAATATGGTGCCCACCTCGGTATTCACGTTAATGCTTCAGAAACCTATCCAGAGTCTAAATACTTTAATGAAGATATTCTTCGTAAAAATGCAGATGGTAGCTATAGCTACGGTTGGAACTGGCTTGACCAAGGTATCAATATTGATGCTGGTTATGACCTCGCTCATGGGCGTCTAGCTCGTTGGGAAGAGTTGAAAAACAAACTTGGTGAAGGTCTCGACTTTATCTATGTCGACGTTTGGGGTAACGGCCAATCAGGTGACAACGGTGCTTGGGCAACTCACGTTCTTGCAAAAGAAATCAACAAACAGGGTTGGCGTTTTGCAATTGAGTGGGGCCATGGTGGTGAGTATGATTCTACCTTCCAACACTGGGCAGCTGACTTAACCTACGGTGGCTATACAAATAAAGGTATTAATAGTGCCATTACTCGCTTTATCCGTAACCACCAAAAAGATTCTTGGGTTGGTGACTACAGAAGTTATGGTGGTGCAGCTGACTACCCACTTCTAGGCGGTTATAGCATGAAGGACTTCGAAGGATGGCAAGGACGTAGTGATTATAACGGTTATGTAACAAACTTGTTTGCTCATGACGTTATGACTAAGTACTTCCAACACTTCACAGTAAGCAAATGGGAAGATGGCAAACCAGTAACCATGACTGACAATGGTAGTACCTATAAATGGACTCCAGAAATGAAAGTCGAATTGGTTGATGCTGCAAATAACAAGGTTGTGGTAACTCGTAAATCCAATGATGTCAACAGTCCACAATATCGTGAACGTACAGTAACGCTCAACGGACGTGTCATCCAAGACGGTTCAGCTTACTTGACTCCTTGGAACTGGGATGCAAATGGTAACAAGCTTGAAAGTGACAAGGAAAAAATGTACTACTTCAATACTGAAGCAGGTGCAACAACTTGGACACTTCCTAGCGACTGGGCAAATGGTAAGGTTTACCTTTATAAACTAACTGACCAAGGTAAGACTGAGGAAAAAGAAGTTGCCGTGAAAGACGGTAAGATTACCCTTGATCTGACTGCAAATCAGCCATATGTTCTCTATCGTTCTAAACAAACAAATCCAGAAATGTCATGGAGTGAAGGAATGCACATCTATGACCAAGGATTTAACAGTGAATCTTTGGATCATTGGAAGATTTCAGGAGATGCTTCTAAGGCTGAAATCGTGAAGTCTCAAGGTGCAAACCAAATGCTCCGTATCCAAGGCAATAAAGAAAAAGTTAGTCTCACTCAAAAATTGACTGGCTTGAAGCCAAATACTAAATACGCAGTGTATGTCGGTGTCGACAACCGTAGTAATGCTAAAGCAAGTATTACTGTTAATACTGGTGAAAAAGAAGTAACCAACTACACTAACAAGTCACTAGCACTTAACTATGTAAAAGCCTATGCTCACAATACTCGTCGAAGCAATGCAACGGTTGATAACACAAGTTACTTCCAAAATATGTATGCTTTCTTCACAACAGGTTCAGATGTATCAAATGTCACCTTGACCTTGAGTCGTGAAGCAGGCGATGAAGCAACTTACTTCGATGAAATTCGTACCTTTGAAAATGAATCAAATATGTACGGTGACGGTCACGACACTGCAACAGGCGTTTTCAAACAAGACTTTGAAAATGTCGGTCAAGGTATCTTCCCATTTGTTATCGGTGGTATCGAAGGTGTTGAAGATAACCGTACTCACTTGTCTGAAAAACATGGACCATACACACAACGTGATTGGAATGGCAAGAAAGTTGATGATGTTATCGAAGGAAATTGGTCACTCAAGACAAATGGTCTCGTAAGTCGTCGTAACTTGGTTTACCAAACAATTCCACAAAACTTCCGCTTTGAAGCAGGCAAGACCTATCGTATTACATTTGACTATGAAGCTGGATCTGACAATACTTACGCCTTTGTAGTCGGTAAGGGAGAATTCCAATATGGTCAAACGAGCAATATGGAAGTGCATGAATTGCCAAATACTTGGACAGATTCTAAGAAAGCGAAACGTGCAACCTTCCTAGTAACAGGTGCAGAAACTGGCGATACATGGGTAGGTATCTACTCTGCAGGTAATGCAAGTAACACTCGCGGAGACTCTGGTGGTAATGCTAACTTCCGTGGCTACAATGACTTCATCATGGACAGACTTCAAATCGAAGAAATTGTCTTGACTGGTAAGATGATGACAGAAAATGCTGTCAAGAACTATCTTCCAACTGTTGCTATGACCAACTACACCAAAGAAACAATGGATGCTTTGAAAGAAGCAGTCTTCAACCTCAGCCAAGCAGACGATGATATCAGTGTAGAAGAAGCTAAGTCTGAAATTGCTAAGGTCAATGCTCTTAAAGACGCTTTAGTGATGAAGAAAACAGCTCTTGTAGCAGATGACTTTGCAAGTCTTACAGCTCCTGCTCAGGCTCAAGAAGGTCTTGAAAATGCCTTTGATGGCAACGTGTCAAGTTTATGGCATACATCATGGAGCGGAGGAGATGTTGGCAAACCAGCAACCATGGTCTTGAAGGAACCAACTGAAATCACAGGCTTCCGTTATGTTCCACGTGGTTCAGGTTCAAATGGTAACTTGAGAGATGTTACTCTTGTAGTAACGGATGAAACAGGTAAGGAACATACCTTCAATGCAACCAATTGGGCTGATAACAATAAGCCAAAAGATATCGATTTTGGCAAGACTATCAAAGCTAAGAAGATTGTCCTAACAGGAACAAGAACTTACGGAGATGGTGGCAATAGATATCAATCTGCTGCAGAATTGATTTTCGCTCGTCCACAAGTTGCTGAAACTGGTCTTGATACTACAGCTTATGAAGCAGCCTTGGCTAAAGCTCAAAAATTGACTGATAAGAGCAATCAAGAGGAAGTAGCAAGTGTTGTTGCCAGCATGAAATTTGCAACAGATAATCATCTTTTGACAAATAGAATCCTTGAATTCTTTGCAGATTATCTCGACCAATTGAAAGACCAAACACCTACCCCAACTCCAGATCCAGAACCTAAACCTGAAACTCCAACTTCAAGCAAGGGAGATGAATCAGCCCCAGTTGTTGACCTTCCAGAATTCACAGGTGGTGTAAATGGTGTTGAAGCCGCAATCCATGAAGTTCCAGAGTACACAGAACCAATCGGTACAGCAGGTGATGAATCAGCCCCAGTTGTAGAGGTTCCGGAATACACTGGTGTTCTTGGTACAGCAGGTGATGAATCAGCCCCAGTTGTAGAGCTTCCAGAATACACTGGCGTTCTTGGCACAGCAGGCGATGAAGCAGCCCCAGTTGTAGAGGTTCCAGAATACACTGGAGTTCTTGGCACAGCAGGCGATGAAGCAGCCCCAGTTGTAGAGGTTCCAGAATACACTGGCGTTCTTGGCACAGCGGGCGATGAAGCAGCCCCAGTTGTAGAGGTTCCAGAATACACTGGCGTTCTTGGCACAGCGGGCGATGAAGCAGCCCCAGTTGTAGAGGTTCCAGAATACACTGGAGTTCTTGGCACAGCAGGCGATGAAGCAGCGCCAGTTGTAGAACTTCCAGAGTATACAGGAGTAGTTGGAACGGCAGGAGAAGAAGTAGCTGTAAATGAAGTTCCAGAATTCAAGGGTGGAGTTAACGCAGCAGAAGCAGCTGTGAGCCAAGCACCAGAATTCACAGGTGGTGTAAATGGTACCGAATCCGCAATTCATGAAGTACCAGAGTTTACCGGAGGTGTGAATGGAAGTGATGGCGCAATCCATGAAATTCCAGAATACAAAGGCCAAATTGGTACAGTAGGTAACCAACCTGCCCCTGTAGTGGAAAAACCAGAGTATCGAGAAGATTTAGTAGAGAATAAAGATACATCTAAAGAGTCACATTCAAATGTTCTTCCAAATACGGGTGAATATAATTCTGAAACAGCTCTCTTCATCGCTAGTGTCAGCATGGCAGTTTCAGCAGCACTCTTAGCTGTCAAAAGAAAAGAAGATTAAAATACAAAAAAGTTTTCAATAAAAGAGAGCTTAGACTCCACAATCATTGTCGTGGAGAAAAAGAAAACCCAGAGAGGACCCTCTAGGTCCTCTCTTTTTCTAAAGAGGAATGAGAACGCTTACCACTTGTGAGCGTATGAAAGGAAATAGGAAAAAATGGGAAAACATTTTTTTGAGAAACGGTGTCATTACAGTATACGTAAATTTACAATCGGCGCAGCTTCTGTTATGATTGGTGCCAGTATCTTTGGAGCTGGTATGGTTCAGGCTGCTGAAACAGAAGGACCTGCTGAGACAGAAGGAACAATAACACAGGCTCAGCCTCTGGATAAACTGCCAGCAGATATAGCAGCAGCTATTGAAAAAGCAGAAGCAAGTGCTGGAACTGTAGATGAACAACCTGCAGCGTCAGAAACTGGAGCAACTGCAGCTGAAACAACTACTCCAAAACCAACTGAAACTCCTGCTCCTAAGGAAGAAGTAGCTTCAAAACCAGCTACAAATCCTAAAGAGGAAGCAGCTTCTGAGGCGAAACTAGTTGCAAGTCCTGCGACTAAAGATGTAGTAGATACACCAGATGTCAATCATCTAGAAAAGGCGACTGCAACAGCTTCAAACCATGAAGCCAACACACCATTTACAGCAGAAAAGGCAATTGATGGCAAACCTGATACTCGTTGGGCTACTGACCAAAATGTTGAGAAACCAACAATCGAATTCACACTTGAGAAGACAACTGTAATTAAGCATGTGGAAATTGATTGGGATCGCCGTCTTCGTGGTCAACAAAACGATCCAAATATCAAATCTTGGAATCTCTACTACGCTGGCCAGGATGATGTAAATGGTTCAGGTAACAAAGAATGGAAGTTGGCTCATCAAAGAACAGGAACACCTGTACTTGATGAAAAGGTTGACTTGAAAGAAGCTATCCAAGCTAAATACCTCAAACTTGAAATTACAGACTATCAAGCTGGTACAATGAATTGGAAAAATGTTGGGATTCAAGAAATTCGTGCCTACTCAAACATTCCAGACGCTAGCAAACCAACAGATATTCGCCAAGTCACAGAATTAGCGGTTGCTGAAGATGGGAAATCACTTGTTTTACCTAAATTACCAGGTCAAGTCAGCTTGATTGGTAGCAACAAACAGGGGGTTGTTGACCTAAATAACAAAATCTATAAACCCTTAACAGACCAAACTGTTAAGGTCATGGTCCAACAAGTCAAGGATACTCATACCTTCACAAAAGAATTTGAAGTCCTTATTAAAGGGTTACATGCAGACGAAGGTGTTGGAACCAAACCAGCAGTTGCTCCAGCAGTTCAACAATGGTATGGAACTGAAGGCAAAACTTCTATTACAGCTGATACCGTGATTTCAGTTGGCGATTCTGGATTTGGTCAAGAAGCAAAATTCTATCAGACTGACCTTGAAAGTCGTGGGCTAGAAATCGCTACAGGTGATCAAACAGCTCAAAAACGGATCGAATTTAAGAAAGTTGTAGATAAAGGCTATGGCAAAGAAGGCTATGGTATCACCATTAAAGATGGAGTTATCACAGTAGAAGCGGCGACCAACGCAGGAGCCTTTTACGCAACTCGTACTCTCCTTCAGATGGGAGAAAAGGATTTGCAAAACGGAGAAATCCGTGACTTCCCAAGCTTCAGTCACCGTGGCTTTATGCTAGATACAGGTCGTAAGTTTATTCCTTATGATACGCTTGTAGACATCATGCTCAACATGGCCTACTACAAGATGAACGATCTTCAGTTGCATTTGAATGACAACTATATCTTCTTAAAAGATCATTTAGCAGGGAAAAATCTTACTCCTCAAGAGGAACTGGATTATGTTCTTAAAAATGCTAAGACAGGTTTCCGTGTAGAGACTGATGTTGTCGGTGAAAATGGTGAAAAATTAACATCTGACGAGCATTACACTAAGGAAGAAATGCAAGAAATTATCAAGTTGGCAAAAGCTTTGCATATCAACCTTGTTCCTGAAATTGACACACCAGGTCACGCTCTTTCATTTGTTAAGGTTAGACCTGATCTTATGTATAAAGGCAGTCTTAGTGACTATAGAGGTAAACACAATGTAGAACGTGTGGCTATGTTGGACTTGGACAACAAGTACGAAGAAACGCTTGCTTTTGTTAAATCAGTCTATGATAAATTGTTGGATGGAGAGGATGCACCACTTCATGGTGTCTCAACAGTTCATATCGGAACCGATGAGTACTACGGTAGTCGCGAAAGCTATCGTCGCTATGTCAATGATATGATTCAGTACATCAAAGGCAAAGGCTATACACCACGTATTTGGGGTTCACTTAGTGCAAAACCTGGTACAACGCCAGTTGATTGGAAAGATGTAGAAGTTGATATCTGGAGTCTCGGATGGCAACGCCCAGCTGATGCTATTGCTCAAGGCGCTAAGATTATCAATATTACAGATATTCCAACCTATAGTGTTCCAAGTGGAAGCAATAGTCAAGGTGGTTACGGAGACTATGCAAGTTATGAGCGCCAATACAATAGTTGGACTCCAAATGACTTTACAACAGGTGGAGGACCACGCCTAGAAGCATCTAATCCAAATATCATCGGTGGTGGTCACGCTGTTTGGAATGACAACATCGACCTTCATGAAACTGGACTCACTTCTTACGATATCTTTAAACGCTTCTTCAAGAGTATGCAAACAACTGCAGAACGTACTTGGGGATCTGATCGTGCAGGTAAGACTTTTGCAGAGCGTACCTTGCCAACAAGTGTTTATGCACCGCAATCTAACCCTGATAAAACAGTAGAAGAAAGCGACTTGTTCAAGATCAATCCAGAAACTATCAAAGATTATCTTGCTAAGAAAGTACAGAAGACTGAAGCAGGTTTGAACTTCGAAAAAGATAGTACTATCGAAGGCCTAGTTGGTGATGCTGGACCAAGTCATGTCTTGAAATTAGATGTTACTGTAACTGGTGATGGTGAACAAACCTTCTCAACTAGTGGAGACAACCAACTTTATCTTGCGGATAAGGATGGCTACTTAGCTTATACTTTTGAACAATTCCATATTCAATTCAACAAGAAACTTGAAAAGAATAAACGTTATCAAATTTCTGTTGTAACCAAACCACAAGTAACAGAAGTTTATGTAGATGGTGAAAAGGTTGAGCGTATTGCAAATCCAGCTTACCCTCGCTTTGCGCATAATAGTTTAGTTCTACCTCTTGAAACAATCGGTGGCTTCAAAGGAATCTTGCATAGCGCTGAGTTGTCAAATCAACCATTCGTAAATCCACGCTTGATTCCAAATGATCATTTTACAGTTTCTGCAACTAGTCAAGAGTTACCAGGTACCAATGCAGAAGGTCCAGTAGAAAAAGCCTTTGACAATGATCCAAATACTTTCTGGCATTCAAAATGGTCTGGTCATCAAGCTCCATTCACTGTTGCAATGAACTTGAAAGCAGCAGAAAAAGTCAATGGTTTGACCTATCTTCCACGTCCAGGTGGTGGCAACGGAGTCGTGACTTCTTACGAAATCTATGCTCAAAAAGATGGTCAGATGGTTAAAGTTGCTTCAGGAACTTGGGAAAACAATTCCAAAGAAAAAACAGTTAACTTTGATGCAGTTGAAACGGATAAGGTAGAATTTAAGATCTTATCAGGTGTCGGTGGATTTGGTAGTGCAGCAGAGATTCAACTTCTTAAGCCACTTTCTGATAGCAAACCAGAAGAGCCAGTTACTCCTGAAAAACCAGTTACTCCTGAAAAACCTATCACTCCAGAGCAACCTAAAGTTGAAGAAGTAAGTGATGGTACAACTGAACTTGCTGATAGTTTTGTAGCTAAAAAGCCAGCTAGTGATGATGCGATTGCTGCAGCAGCCCAAAGTCAAGACTATCTCAAGAAAGAATACAAGGTCTTCCCAACACCACAAAAAGTAACTTATGGTGAAGGTGTTACAAAACTCCATAAACAAGTGAATCTTGTGATGGGTGACCAATTAGATATTTATACTCGTAACCGCTTGAAGAGCGTTTTGCAAGATCACCAAATCTCTTACACAAGCAGTAAAACAGCAGTGGCTGGTGTTACAAATATTTATCTTGGTGTTCATGGTCAAAATTCACAGGCTGAAAAAGAAACATCT is a genomic window containing:
- a CDS encoding SpGH101 family endo-alpha-N-acetylgalactosaminidase, producing the protein MDKGLFEKRCKYSIRKFSLGVASVMIGAAFFGTSTVLADSGQTGSTANMPADLAAALANAKEDDGHDFEAPKPGEDQGSPEVTEGPKTEEELLAKEKETATATSSAASDTLPEELRGKLDKAEENGRTASKEELEKEDKSLVPEDVAKTKNGVLNYGATVEIKSAAGLGSGIVIGENLVLSVSHNFIKDVPDGNNRKVADNVESDDDVYTVSYKGAPDVKFSKNDVKHWDREGFLKGYKNDLAIVKLRSPLANAPVEVLDKPSTIKVGDKVHVFGYPKGELDPILNTTVEAINNHGEGVRGISYQGSEPGASGGGIFDENGKLIGIHQNGVSGKRSGGILFSPAQLEWIQNYIKGIETTKPAGLDALDKQVEDKEEKPKEDKPKEDKPKEETPAENKPAENKPAENKPAENKPTESKEVTPEWKTVENKDQQGTVTIREENGVRYNQLASTAQNDNGKKPALFEKDGLTVDANGNATVDLTFKEESETGKSRFGVFMKFKDTDNNVFVGYDQGGWFWEYKSNGSGLWYQGGRVAAPVNGSVNHLTISLKSDGQLNATNNDVKLFDTLTLPSAVNEKLKDEKKIVLKAGTYNSSERTIVNVKTDDQEGVKNDQEAAEKEKGDTVDDSNVKYDTIESTVLKAVIDQAFPRIKEYVLNGNKLPGQVQPINQVVINKHAVTPEVTYKKINATTAEYEMKLRDEENLINADMTVRLQVVDNQLHFDVTKIVNHNQVTPGQKIDDERKLLSSISFLGNALVSVSSDQAGAKFDGATMSNNTHVSGDDHIEVTNPMKELAKGYMYGFVSTDKLAAGVWSNSQNSYGGGSYDWTRLTAYKNTIGNANYVEIHSSEWQWEKAHNGVVFPAYTQELPSAKVVITEDANADHKVDWQDGAIAYRSIMNNPQGWEKVKDITAYRIAMNFGSQAQNPFLMTLDGIKKINLHTDGLGQGVLLKGYGSEGHDSGHLNYADIGKRIGGVEDFKTLIEKAKKYGAHLGIHVNASETYPESKYFNEDILRKNADGSYSYGWNWLDQGINIDAGYDLAHGRLARWEELKNKLGEGLDFIYVDVWGNGQSGDNGAWATHVLAKEINKQGWRFAIEWGHGGEYDSTFQHWAADLTYGGYTNKGINSAITRFIRNHQKDSWVGDYRSYGGAADYPLLGGYSMKDFEGWQGRSDYNGYVTNLFAHDVMTKYFQHFTVSKWEDGKPVTMTDNGSTYKWTPEMKVELVDAANNKVVVTRKSNDVNSPQYRERTVTLNGRVIQDGSAYLTPWNWDANGNKLESDKEKMYYFNTEAGATTWTLPSDWANGKVYLYKLTDQGKTEEKEVAVKDGKITLDLTANQPYVLYRSKQTNPEMSWSEGMHIYDQGFNSESLDHWKISGDASKAEIVKSQGANQMLRIQGNKEKVSLTQKLTGLKPNTKYAVYVGVDNRSNAKASITVNTGEKEVTNYTNKSLALNYVKAYAHNTRRSNATVDNTSYFQNMYAFFTTGSDVSNVTLTLSREAGDEATYFDEIRTFENESNMYGDGHDTATGVFKQDFENVGQGIFPFVIGGIEGVEDNRTHLSEKHGPYTQRDWNGKKVDDVIEGNWSLKTNGLVSRRNLVYQTIPQNFRFEAGKTYRITFDYEAGSDNTYAFVVGKGEFQYGQTSNMEVHELPNTWTDSKKAKRATFLVTGAETGDTWVGIYSAGNASNTRGDSGGNANFRGYNDFIMDRLQIEEIVLTGKMMTENAVKNYLPTVAMTNYTKETMDALKEAVFNLSQADDDISVEEAKSEIAKVNALKDALVMKKTALVADDFASLTAPAQAQEGLENAFDGNVSSLWHTSWSGGDVGKPATMVLKEPTEITGFRYVPRGSGSNGNLRDVTLVVTDETGKEHTFNATNWADNNKPKDIDFGKTIKAKKIVLTGTRTYGDGGNRYQSAAELIFARPQVAETGLDTTAYEAALAKAQKLTDKSNQEEVASVVASMKFATDNHLLTNRILEFFADYLDQLKDQTPTPTPDPEPKPETPTSSKGDESAPVVDLPEFTGGVNGVEAAIHEVPEYTEPIGTAGDESAPVVEVPEYTGVLGTAGDESAPVVELPEYTGVLGTAGDEAAPVVEVPEYTGVLGTAGDEAAPVVEVPEYTGVLGTAGDEAAPVVEVPEYTGVLGTAGDEAAPVVEVPEYTGVLGTAGDEAAPVVELPEYTGVVGTAGEEVAVNEVPEFKGGVNAAEAAVSQAPEFTGGVNGTESAIHEVPEFTGGVNGSDGAIHEIPEYKGQIGTVGNQPAPVVEKPEYREDLVENKDTSKESHSNVLPNTGEYNSETALFIASVSMAVSAALLAVKRKED